The Pseudomonadota bacterium DNA window CGATCGGGTGTTCGACGTGGGCGCGGCGCAAGCTCGCGGTGCACACTTCGGACAGGCCGATCGCGCGCACCTTGCCCGCGGCTTTGAGGTCGGCGAGCGCCCCGGTGGTCTCCTCAACCGGCACATCGGTGTCCAGGCGGTGGACGTAGTAGAGGTCGATCACGTCGGTGCCGAGCCGCTTCAGACTGGCCTCGCAATCGCGGCGTATCGCCTCCGGTCGACCGTTGATGGTGGCCTTGCCATCGGCGGTGCGGGTGAATCCGCCCTTGGTTGCGAGCACGTACTCCTGTCGGCGGTGCTTGAGCGCCCGACCGATCAGCCGCTCGTTGTGGCCGCCGCCGTAGAGCGCGGCGGTGTCGAGGAAGCTGTACCCGTTGTCCAACGCAGCGTTTAGCAGAGACTCCGAGTCCGCATCGACCGCCGCGCCGTACCCCATCGACATGTTCATGCAACCCAGACCGATGGCGGAGACCGTGAGCGGCCCGATGGTGCGCGTGTGCATGGTGGTGTGAAGCCGTGTGGAAAAGGTTACAGTGTCCTCGCTCCCGTCTGCCCCGCGCAAGGGCCGGGCCGTGTCGGGACCGCCGCTGTGATTCCAATCCGCCGAGACACTGTCATGCTGAACTAGACCGATGCCCGATTCCTGCGACTGGCGTACGACGAGGCCAAGGCCGGCTTCGACGAGGGCGGCTGTCCGATCGGTTCGGTTCTCGCGCGCGGTGACGAGTTGATCGCGCAGGGGCGCAACCAGCGCGTGCAGGGCGGCGACCCGATTGCGCACGGGGAAATGGACTGTTTGCGCAAGGCCGGGCGCCAGAAGACCTACCGCGACAAGACGCTCTACACCTCGCTCTCGCCCTGCATGATGTGCTCGGGCACGATCGTGCAGTTCGGGATTCCGCGTGTCGTGGTCGGGGAGAACGTCAACTTCGGCGGCAACGAGGATTTTCTGCGAGAGCGCGGCGTCGAAGTCATCGTGGTCAACGACCCCGATTGCATCGCGCTCATGAAACGCTTCGTCGAGGAGAAACCGGCGCTCTGGCTGGAAGACATCGCCGAGGACTGATCCACCCGTTTTTCAAGCCCGTCAACCGAACGGTGGCGCATCCACCACCTTGACCCAC harbors:
- a CDS encoding nucleoside deaminase produces the protein MRLAYDEAKAGFDEGGCPIGSVLARGDELIAQGRNQRVQGGDPIAHGEMDCLRKAGRQKTYRDKTLYTSLSPCMMCSGTIVQFGIPRVVVGENVNFGGNEDFLRERGVEVIVVNDPDCIALMKRFVEEKPALWLEDIAED